The Epinephelus fuscoguttatus linkage group LG19, E.fuscoguttatus.final_Chr_v1 genome contains the following window.
AGGAGCTGCAGGCGCAGGTAGGTAAAAATGGGGCTCTCAATGAGCTGCACCAGCTTGTCGACCTCAATCAGGAAGTCAACCGTCACCTCCAGATCTCCAAACTTCTGGATGAGGTCATAGGCGTGTTTGTAGTTCTGTGTGAGGAAACAGAGCGACACAGTGGCCACGGGGTTGTGGCACCAGGAGCGATACAGGCAGCAAAACAAAGCGCAGCTCTCCTGAGTGCGGAGGTCCTTCAGCTGGTTGCGCAACTGAAAGAGCTCAGCCGAGGTGAGCAGGATGGTGTTGAGTGTTTGAACCATGGTGGAGGCAAATTTCAGGTCCTCCTCCTTCAGCAAGATGTCGGCCATGGAGTGGAAAATGTTCTCCGCGTGAAGCAACAGACAGAGCTGCCTGATGATGAAAGCGCCTCTGTTCTCCAGCAGCTTCCTCTCCAGACTGAAACGCTTCAGCAGGTTGATCATGAACTTGTAAAAATAGGAGTTCATACTGGGAGTGGACGGGGACGAGTCCACTACTTTGGGCTGCTGTCCTGGCTTTGCACTCTCTGGGACTTTGAGCTCCAGTTTGTTGTCTGTGCTGTCGCAGGGGCCCATTTGGTCCGTCTGGCCAGCAGGAGATGACGCTATCTCAGCTAGCACCTCCAGATCTTTCAGTATCACCTCATCGGACTCATCAGACAGTGTTTTCAGCAGCATGGGAAACAGGCTGTCCGTATGGCGGAACATCTTGCGTGGTGTCTTGATGTAGAGGTGGTAGAGCCATTTGAGCACAGCTATGCGGGTCATCATGCCAGTGGAGGAGTCGTGTAGGTGTCTGTCCAACACCTGAACAATGCCGTCCAGGTCCAGAGTTACCTGAGGCCTGTCAGCATTCGCTGGAGCAAAGAAGCTGATATTACTTAAACCAACAGATTCTTGTGATGCATTCAGGATATCATTGCTGTCCACTTCAGTTTTAGGCTGATCCTCCTCCTTGGACGGCGACCCTGTGCTTCcacttttctcctcctcctcatcctcatcatcttcaGGGGTCACCAGCTTCATCAGACTGTGATTGCACGCACTGGCTGCTTCTTTGGTGTTCTTCTTTCTGTCGTCGTATGAGAGGCAAGGCAGCACTGCAGTCAGGATGCCAGAGGAGTAGGGGAGAACCACTCTGCCTGCAAGTTGTATAAACTCTCTCATCCAGGTCATAGCTGTCAGCTGGATCAGATCGTTTGTGAGTTTTGCTTCATCTGCAACCTGGCAGTGGATGACCAGGATGTTGGCCATCTCTGCAAACTTCACACTGGAGGGCGTCTTCTTAATCTCCTTTAAAAACTCTCCGAGCACCACTTCACATGTCCTGCGGATCTCCTTGCTGTTGTCTCCCAGGATCTGGAAGAGCCCATCCAGGATCTCGGGGAGGTAGTCTAACAAGTTGATGTCTGGCACGGACTCCAGAACGTGGATCCAGGAGATAATAAACTGCCGAGCATATTGATTATTGGAGTAGATTCTCTCTCTGAGCAGGGGGACAAACGCCACTAAGTCAAACTTGTTACTCTCTGTCACAATGTCTTTCAGCAGTCTGTCCAAGAGTTCAGATCCGCTTTTCACATTGGGGTCTGGGTCTGCTGCGAGCTTGCTGAGCCCATCAAAGAGCAGGTTGAAGTGGGGAAGCACAGCTCCCCTGGCCACTTTGACTATGTTATACAGGGCCTCGCAGGCATAGTAGCGCAGGCGGCTGTCTGAGTCATTAAAGCACGTGAGCACAGGCTCAATAAGCTCCTTCAGATACAGACCTGAGTCCTTGCCGAGAGCGATGGAGCAGGCTGCCAGTCCAATGAGACCCCCCTTCCGGCTGTGGGGGTGCTGGGAAAGCGCAAACTCCGAGGCCAGGATCTGGATGACATGTCTGATTTGAGTAGAGTTGTTCTGAGCCACAAACTCCCGCACTAGTTTCTCTATCTCCAGAGCTGCCACTTTCCTCTTCTCGTACAGTTTGTCATTCAGAGCCCTCACAATGTTGGGCGTCAGAGGTGAAAAGTCCTTTTCCGTGTTCATGGTCGTAGCTGAGGTTTAACCGGATGTCCTCTACTGAAATATACGTTTAAACGCGTGAAAGCCGTCTGCATTTATGATAAtttattaaagaaaacacatcgGTTCTTCTCGGGGAATCAGGAAGCTCTGTAATAAAACGCAGCTGACCGGTTACATCCGCCGGAAATACGTCACGGCTGCTACATTTATTTAGTTCCCGCTTTGCGAGAACCGTTAGCTCAAATTAGCATCATTAGCGACGCGCACAGCTAATGTATTTCACACTGCTTCGCTACCACTGTGTTCACATTTGTTCCTTAGCTGTTGAAGAGGTTTTTTGTTGTCTCAGCCGGCTTTAACAATGGCGAACCGCTTCTCTTTCCACTCACAGCTCTCCACCATCATGGAGACGATGGCCAGGTCTGCCCTGAGTCAGATATGCAAGCTGGTGGATGAAGACACGGCGGAGCTCCGGCTGCGGTTGTCTCAGCTCCTGGTGGCTAACACCGCCCTGGCAGAGAAAGTGAACAGCCTGGAGTGCGAGCTGACCATTGTGAGAAGCGACTCCCCCAGACTGTGTAAAAGTTATCGCAGCGTAGGTGTACAAACTGTGTGCCACGGGGACGGGGACGCTTATGGTACTTTTATTGTTTCACCGTAACAAAGGCAGAGATCGGCTGCATGGTTTCTCGTGTTCACTTTTCCGCTGatttacttttgttgtttgaCTCTTCCTCAGGGTCTGGGTCGCCCACCATAGAGGGGATCTTTGGGAAAGATTGGTGTATGAATCTGTGGAAAGACAGAGACCCGTGCAGTGTGGAGAGAGACTCACCGCAGTCCTCTGAGGTAGTAAGAAGAAGGTTTACACAGCTGTTAAATGTTTGATACCTATATAGCATTGAGCAATAAAACATGCTGCACAGCTGGTTATATGCAGGTCTGAAGGTGAAATATACAAACTGCAGAATGATGTTAATATTGCAACAGAAAAATGTGCTTATGCACAATGAAAAGCATGTGTAATATCGTTAGGGAGTTTAAATAGGCTCTCAAAAATGTCTAAACCATGTCATGTAGGTCATAAAACGTGTatattcatattattattaaaggAATAATGGGTACAAAAGTCAGATACCACACTAAGGGATGCATCTAAGAAATATTGCTATCAGTAAAGGGGAACTTAGGGtcaaagacagtccaaaaatataagtaaacatgaacatttctctcccaaatccaaaaactagagtgctaaaactcaaatttgtgacatcagggtataaagtctggagctgctccactgacagtGACTGGTGACAGATGTTATAGATGTCACTGGGAGCACTCATGGGAATAATCTGTGTATATGGGTATGTTTCTGTGTCAGAGCTGAGGACATGacaacagaataaagctcattcacgtgtaaaaaagcaaacaaacatttagttggcccacaaaatcaggctccagactttataccatATGGCATCGCAAGTTTGAGAcgtacttctctggtttctggctttaagaGGAAATAGCTCCTGTTCACGAATATTGACATCAATAAATCATAAAAGTTAAGGAGACACAGTTGTCCCAAGAaggaaaacatatttcagcccaAAAGCTTTTACAGTAAGAGCTTCTCAGAGAGTTACTAGCAACCAGACCTGCTATTAAACCTCATCATTGCATGCTCGCCTTGTCTGCACTGCTTTGTCTGTGTTCGTCAGACTGTCCGTCTGGTTTTACCTGTTCGTTGTCATGTAGCGTGATTTTAATGTGTAATCCATGTTGTAACTGTTTGTGCTGAATGTCTCCTTAACATTCATCACTTTGCATTTTGCATGCCCTACTTTGCATGGTGCTTGCTTTTCTAACCTAAGCTTTTATTATTCTGTTAAGCTGTTCGTGTTTAGCTTTGTCCGGTTGCGATTttacatgttgtgtgttttatttgttggcCAATTTTAACATCAGGCCGAATGACAACAGTTGAAAATGAGCCTTTCTgtctaacactggcacatttgcAGTGATGTGGATTAATGTGCATTGTctctgaaaatgaataaataaaagaaatactACAACTTTGTTTGCTAAAATGTCTAGTAGTTatataattcattcattcattatttatttttgtcatgccAAATCGTGCACGTACAAAGCAtgtggaaaaagaaacaaactaaAAGCAAAACCAAATCATCCGAAATTAACCTCTACATGAGAAACCACCAAATATCTTCAGATAATCTCGATAAAGAGcttctttctcttctccctGTTCAGATAACAGACTAATTTATGTTTGATGTGTGAACAGCCATCTCAGTCTTGTGCTTTTTCCATATTTACAAAATCAGTATCTATTTTGATCTTACTAAGCAAAGCATTTTGCAGTTCACACTGAAAATGAACAgtagaaaataaaatggcaCTCATTTTCTGTATCGTTCAGACACCACAATGGACACAtctgcttttcttcttctagATTAACACACTGTCCAGTTTCAAAAGTCAAAGGTGACATACCAGATCTCAGCTGAGCACTTAGAGATCTTTGCTTTTAAGACAAATTATGTATAACATAAGTCTCTGCACCATATTCAGTCTTTGTTTAGTCTGTATGCCATCAGCCCACTGTCCTTTGTCTTTGGCAAACACGGATTCTCTAAACAAACCAATTTTggacctttttttatttaacactcAATCTAATAAtagttattttacatttttcgTTTATTGCTGCTGACAGGAAGAATTAATAATCAAAATTGCTGCTTATTTTTTTGCTGATTGACTACTCGACTGATTATTTCAGTTCTTGTCAGATTCAGCATCGCTGTCACAGAAGATGCTGCTGTATTTAATGACAGTTTGGCATTTGGACTTTTTCCATTTTACAGTTCACGGCGACACTGTCCAACCACATTACTGTGACTGAGATCAaagaggaggatgtggaggaCGCTACCAGCAGCTGCCAGCAGGAAGCACTTAGTACAGAAGGTGAGAGAGTGAAGGGGCGTTGGCGTGAGGGAACACAAAGCAGCCTGCAgctttagatgttttttttttttgtttttgagtgtttgactttgtatttttatgcaGCAGAACATAAAGAAAGCATGGCTGAGGAACCAGAGCAACCGTCAGTGGGTATCTCAGCCGACGGCAGCACTTGCAGCCTGCCGTTTGATCCGGATGCAGAGCCGGCTGTGTGTGCAGGCGGTATGGAAGAAGAGTCCATGCAGCTGATTTGCATCAGTGACTCAGAGGAAGCCTTCAGCTCTCATATCATTCCaatagaggaggaggatgatgatgacgatgacaaTGTAGAGTTTGTTACAGAAAGTCAGCAAGAGCCGACGATGAACGCTGAATGTGGGCCCAGTAATGAAGAACAGCACACTTTACCTGCAGACAACTCAGACAACAGCACAGCTCCAGATGAACACACGGGTGACGACTTTAATATGCTTCAGGTAGAAAGCACAAGAGCCCCGGACAATGGGAAATTCAGTTGTGAAATATGTGGCAGGACGTTCTTCCACAAAGGCACCCTAACACACCACATGAAGTCCCACAAGTCCAACTTTTGCAACATTTGTAAGCAGCACTTCCCTCGCCGGCACAAGTTCAACACGCACACCTGCGTGCCCCCGGCTCCCTCTCAGCCGGTCAGCAGATCATGCGAGCTGTGTGGGAAGACCTTTGCGAATCCATCAGCTCTGAGGATTCACTACCTCGTCCACACGGGAGAGAAACCACACAGGTGCAGCTTCTGTGGGAAAGGGTTCACCCAGAAAGGCAATCTGAAATGTCACCTTCGTATCCATACTGGAGAGAGACCGTTCTGCTGTGTCAAATGTGGGAAGACATTCACGCAAAAGGTCAACCTCAACCATCACTTAATGTCGCACAGAAAACAAGAGTTCCCCAAGGCTAGGAGACATCAACCTGTCAGGGACTGACAAGAACTATAGCTTTATTTATCTGAATGCGTCATGTGGTACTCATGTTAGTGTAGGGGCATTTAATGCCATGTTTGTATCAAGTCGTAGTCTGTACTGTAGtgctagaaaaaaaacaagatgtccTGTTTTTGCCAGTTAATTTAACCATTAAGTACTTAGATGTTGTCTCTGTCCTTATAATGAAACACATGaatgttctttttattaaacttTTATTAGATAGAACTCTCCTTTTAAAGTGTGAGTTATTCGTTGTCTAATCTATACTGAAGTTGTCTTCACCTTGAGGAATCAGTTTTACAGCTGAGTTTACATGTTCAACTTTGACAATCAGAACGGGGCTCCATAAGGGGCATGCAGGTCTGAGTGaaaacgggggaaaaaaaatcaacagcacAAGATTTCTTTCTTGGGCAGCCATAATTCACTAGGCTAGGTCAGTGTGGTGCATTCAAGGGAATCATATTATTACAGACAAAATTAGCCATGACATTAAACCCACTTACaggtgaagtgagtaacattgATTGTTGCAatacaatgttctgctgggCAACCTTGAGGTCCTCACATTCATTTGGATGACCCGCCACATACTTAAACACCATGGCAGACCCAAGTATACCCcgtcatggcaacagcactccccgATGACCGAAAAAGTGCTCACGCATGCCacgaggaatgtgacaaagagcttaaGGTGTCAACCAGGCTTCCAGATTCCCCACATCCAaatctgattgagcatctgCGGGACATGCCGGTACCCCAGAGGTCATGCGTCATGTGGCCTCCTTAGGTATCTGGCACCAGGGTGTCCTGGGGGTTGCAAGTTAGGGCCTCCATGGATCGACTTTTTCCGgcacgtcccacagatgctAGTTTGTGTTGGGGTCTGGGGTATTTGGAGGTCAgtttgatgccttgagctctttgtcatgttcctgagcagtttttgagGTGTGGCATAGCACGCTGTCATGCTCGGGGGTGGGGGGTACTGCCATCTGGGAGGGCGTGTACTTGGCCCGCAATGGtatttgggtgggtggtgcgtGTCAAGttgcatccacatgaatgccagggcccaagg
Protein-coding sequences here:
- the LOC125879767 gene encoding zinc finger protein 239-like isoform X2; the protein is MANRFSFHSQLSTIMETMARSALSQICKLVDEDTAELRLRLSQLLVANTALAEKVNSLECELTIVRSDSPRLCKSYRSVGVQTVCHGDGDAYGSGSPTIEGIFGKDWCMNLWKDRDPCSVERDSPQSSEFTATLSNHITVTEIKEEDVEDATSSCQQEALSTEEHKESMAEEPEQPSVGISADGSTCSLPFDPDAEPAVCAGGMEEESMQLICISDSEEAFSSHIIPIEEEDDDDDDNVEFVTESQQEPTMNAECGPSNEEQHTLPADNSDNSTAPDEHTGDDFNMLQVESTRAPDNGKFSCEICGRTFFHKGTLTHHMKSHKSNFCNICKQHFPRRHKFNTHTCVPPAPSQPVSRSCELCGKTFANPSALRIHYLVHTGEKPHRCSFCGKGFTQKGNLKCHLRIHTGERPFCCVKCGKTFTQKVNLNHHLMSHRKQEFPKARRHQPVRD
- the LOC125879767 gene encoding zinc finger protein 239-like isoform X1, translated to MANRFSFHSQLSTIMETMARSALSQICKLVDEDTAELRLRLSQLLVANTALAEKVNSLECELTIVRSDSPRLCKSYRSVGVQTVCHGDGDAYGSGSPTIEGIFGKDWCMNLWKDRDPCSVERDSPQSSEFTATLSNHITVTEIKEEDVEDATSSCQQEALSTEAEHKESMAEEPEQPSVGISADGSTCSLPFDPDAEPAVCAGGMEEESMQLICISDSEEAFSSHIIPIEEEDDDDDDNVEFVTESQQEPTMNAECGPSNEEQHTLPADNSDNSTAPDEHTGDDFNMLQVESTRAPDNGKFSCEICGRTFFHKGTLTHHMKSHKSNFCNICKQHFPRRHKFNTHTCVPPAPSQPVSRSCELCGKTFANPSALRIHYLVHTGEKPHRCSFCGKGFTQKGNLKCHLRIHTGERPFCCVKCGKTFTQKVNLNHHLMSHRKQEFPKARRHQPVRD
- the vac14 gene encoding protein VAC14 homolog → MNTEKDFSPLTPNIVRALNDKLYEKRKVAALEIEKLVREFVAQNNSTQIRHVIQILASEFALSQHPHSRKGGLIGLAACSIALGKDSGLYLKELIEPVLTCFNDSDSRLRYYACEALYNIVKVARGAVLPHFNLLFDGLSKLAADPDPNVKSGSELLDRLLKDIVTESNKFDLVAFVPLLRERIYSNNQYARQFIISWIHVLESVPDINLLDYLPEILDGLFQILGDNSKEIRRTCEVVLGEFLKEIKKTPSSVKFAEMANILVIHCQVADEAKLTNDLIQLTAMTWMREFIQLAGRVVLPYSSGILTAVLPCLSYDDRKKNTKEAASACNHSLMKLVTPEDDEDEEEEKSGSTGSPSKEEDQPKTEVDSNDILNASQESVGLSNISFFAPANADRPQVTLDLDGIVQVLDRHLHDSSTGMMTRIAVLKWLYHLYIKTPRKMFRHTDSLFPMLLKTLSDESDEVILKDLEVLAEIASSPAGQTDQMGPCDSTDNKLELKVPESAKPGQQPKVVDSSPSTPSMNSYFYKFMINLLKRFSLERKLLENRGAFIIRQLCLLLHAENIFHSMADILLKEEDLKFASTMVQTLNTILLTSAELFQLRNQLKDLRTQESCALFCCLYRSWCHNPVATVSLCFLTQNYKHAYDLIQKFGDLEVTVDFLIEVDKLVQLIESPIFTYLRLQLLDVENNPYLIKALYGLLMLLPQSQAFQLLSHRLRCVPNPELMRTVDESKYMDSKKQVVSKRASHTQVDYNELLQHFDRVQSKHLEVRHQRSGRASDHPDRKLM